From the Ctenopharyngodon idella isolate HZGC_01 chromosome 3, HZGC01, whole genome shotgun sequence genome, one window contains:
- the LOC127508063 gene encoding uncharacterized protein LOC127508063 isoform X2 has translation MPKNINDMDMFIFVCLCLWSLNGVFVADAVKSESVTEGESVSLNSSVTQIQTHEEINWKFRDILIAKVKNNKESKFFGDNADGRFRDRLKLDQTGSLTIINSRTTDSGLYTVSSSRDTINTINLTVYARLPVPVISSNSSSSSSSSSSSSSSSSCSLVCSAVNVSHVTLSWFKGNSVLSSIRVSDLSSRSDLLLHLECVDDSYSCVLNNPIRNQTQHLNNTQLCHTCAADRIHCCGFTEAVIRLALSALVGVATVVVLVHDFRSRSLQQKKSVQK, from the exons AtgccaaaaaatataaatgacatGGACATGTTTATATTCGTCTGTTTGTGCTTATGGAGTCTGAATG gtgtgtttgttgctgatgcagtgaagtCAGAGTCAGTGACTGAgggagaatcagtctctctgaaCTCTAGTGTCACTCAAATACAGACACATGAAGAGATCAACTGGAAGTTTCGTGACATTCTCATAGCTAAAGTGAAGAACAACAAAGAGAGCAAGTTTTTTGGTGATAATgctgatgggagattcagagacagactgaaactggatcagactggatctctgaccatcatcaacagcagaaccacagacTCTGGACTTTATACAGTCTCCAGCAGCAGAGACACGATCAACACAATCAATCTCACTGTCTATG ctcgtctgcctgttcctgtcatcagcagtaactcttcatcttcatcttcatcatcatcatcatcatcatcatcatcatcatgttcattggtgtgttcagctgtgaatgtgagtcatgtgactctctcctggttcAAAGGAAACAGTGTATTGTCCAGCATCAgagtgtctgatctcagcagccGGTCTGATCTTCTTCTCCATCTGGAGTGTGTGGATGAttcctacagctgtgtgctgaacaatcccatcagaaaCCAGACTCAACACCTCAACAacactcaactctgtcacacatgtgctGCAG ACCGTATCCACTGTTGTGGCTTTACTGAAGCTGTGATCCGATTGGCTCTCTCTGCTCtggtgggcgtggctactgtggTTGTTCTGGTTCATGACTTCAGATCCAGAAGTCTTCAACAGAAGAAGAGCGTCCAGAAATAA
- the LOC127508068 gene encoding uncharacterized protein LOC127508068 has product MFDTFIFFWLFSWSLTGVFVADAVKSESVTEGESVSLNSSLTQIQTNEEINWKFGDILIAKVKNNKESKFFGDNADGSFRDRLKLNNQTGSLTIINSRTTDSGLYTVSSSSRDTINTINLTVYARLPVPVISRDCSQCSSSSSSSSSSSCSLVCSAVNVCHVTLSWFRGNSSLSSVSVSDLSSSISLHLEVEYQDNNTYSCVLNNTISNQTRYFNITELCHTCADRIHCCGFTEAVIRLALSALVGVATVVVLVYDIRSRSLQQKKSVQK; this is encoded by the exons atgtttgatacATTCATTTTCTTCTGGTTGTTCTCCTGGAGTCTGACTG gtgtgtttgttgctgatgcagtgaagtCAGAGTCAGTGACTGAgggagaatcagtctctctgaaCTCTAGTCTCACTCAAATACAGACAAATGAAGAGATCAACTGGAAGTTTGGTGACATTCTCATAGCTAAAGTGAAGAACAACAAAGAGAGCAAGTTTTTTGGTGATAATGCTGATGGGAgtttcagagacagactgaaactgaacaatcagactggatctctgaccatcatcaacagcagaaccacagactctggactttatacagtctccagcagcagcagagacACGATCAACACGATCAATCTCACTGTCTATG ctcgtctgcctgttcctgtcatcagcagAGACTGTTCAcaatgttcttcatcatcatcatcatcatcatcatcatcatgttcattggtttgttcagctgtgaatgtgtgtcatgtgactctctcctggttcAGAGGAAACAGTTCATTGTCCAGtgtcagtgtgtctgatctcagcagcAGCATCTCTTTACatctggaggtggaatatcaggataacaacacctacagctgtgtgctgaacaataCCATCAGCAACCAGACCAGATATTTCAACATCACTgaactctgtcacacatgtgcag ACCGTATCCACTGTTGTGGCTTTACTGAAGCTGTGATCCGATTGGCTCTCTCTGCTCtggtgggcgtggctactgtggTTGTTCTGGTTTATGACATCAGATCCAGAAGTCTTCAACAGAAGAAGAGCGTCCAGAAATAA
- the LOC127508064 gene encoding hepatocyte cell adhesion molecule-like, protein MLKKMFIFICLCLCQAGVFVADAVKSESVTEGESVSLNSSFTQIQTHEEINWKFGDILIAKVKNNKESKFFGDNADGRFRDRLKLDQTGSLTIINSRTTDSGLYTVSSSSRDTINTINLTVYARLPVPVISSNSSQNSSSSLCSLVCSAVNVSHVTLSWFKGNSSFSSIRVSDLSSRSDLLLHLECVDDSYSCVLNNPIRNQTQHLNNAQLCHTCAAGPPVSLTVLISAAAAAAGSLLIVAAVGIFCICRKHRNTHREETRAEEITYADPTFNRRNRNKSRPREEDNVVYAGVSRR, encoded by the exons ATGctgaagaaaatgtttattttcatctGTTTGTGCTTGTGTCAGGCTG gtgtgtttgttgctgatgcagtgaagtCAGAGTCAGTGACTGAgggagaatcagtctctctgaaCTCTAGTTTCACTCAAATACAGACACATGAAGAGATCAACTGGAAGTTTGGTGACATTCTCATAGCTAAAGTGAAGAACAACAAAGAGAGCAAGTTTTTTGGTGATAATgctgatgggagattcagagacagactgaaactggatcagactggatctctgaccatcatcaacagcagaaccacagactctggactttatacagtctccagcagcagcagagacACGATCAACACGATCAATCTCACTGTCTATG ctcgtctgcctgttcctgtcatcagcagtaactcttcacaaaattcatcatcatcattatgttcattggtgtgttcagctgtgaatgtgagtcatgtgactctctcctggttcAAAGGAAACAGTTCATTCTCCAGCATCAgagtgtctgatctcagcagccGGTCTGATCTTCTTCTCCATCTGGAGTGTGTGGATGAttcctacagctgtgtgctgaacaatcccatcagaaaCCAGACTCAACACCTCAACAACGctcaactctgtcacacatgtgctGCAG GTCCTCCAGTCTCTCTGACAGTGCTgatctctgctgctgctgctgctgctggatcTCTGTTGATTGTTGCTGCTGTCGGGATCTTCTGCATCTGCAggaaacacagaaacacacacagagaag AGACTCGAGCAGAAGAGATCACTTACGCTGATCCCAcattcaacagaagaaacagaaataaatct